In Silene latifolia isolate original U9 population chromosome X, ASM4854445v1, whole genome shotgun sequence, the following proteins share a genomic window:
- the LOC141620561 gene encoding uncharacterized protein LOC141620561, producing MKIRDKKGVENVVADHLSRLLNENVKDGLPINDYLPDDHLLALSLVEVPWYADYVNYLTSGVILYGYDSHKTKKFFYDIRQYYWEDPCFYKTCVNGMIRRCVPEDEFQSIISHCHDLPCGGHARMLLLMSRVVTGVKRNGNISRRNEMPQNFILEIQVFDVWGIDFQGPYPSSYGNKYILMAVDYVSKWVEAITSPTDDARVVSKFMRKVIFPRFGVPRVLISDKGSHFLETKFEALLKKYGVQHRCGIGYHPQTSGQVEISNREIKAILEKTVNSSRKDWVIKLDNALWAYRTPSLLGN from the exons ATGAAAATTAGAGACAAGAAAGGGGTTGAGAACGTTGTAGCCGACCACCTCTCTAGATTGTTGAATGAGAACGTCAAGGATGGGCTCCCAATAAATGACTATTTACCCGATGACCATTTATTAGCCTTGAGTTTAGTGGAAGTACCATGGTATGCCGACTATGTCAACTATTTGACGTCCGGTGTGATTCTTTATGGATATGACTCACACAAGACGAAGAAGTTCTTCTATGACATAAGGCAATATTATTGGGAGGATCCTTGTTTCTACAAGACTTGTGTCAATGGCATGATTAGGAGATGTGTACCGGAGGATGAGTTCCAATCAATAATTTCTCATTGTCATGATCTTCCTTGTGGAGGACATGCAA GGATGTTGCTTCTTATGTCAAGGGTTGTGACCGGTGTCAAAAGGAACGGTAATATCTcaaggaggaatgaaatgccacaaaattTCATCTTAGAAATTCAAGTGTTTgatgtatggggaattgactTCCAAGGACCTTATCCCTCCTCTTATGGCAACAAGTACATCCTTATGGCGGTGGATTACGTATCAAAGTGGGTTGAAGCAATTACCTCCCCAACGGATGATGCTAGAGTTGTTAGCAAGTTTATGAGGAAGGTGATTTTTCCAAGGTTCGGAGTGCCCCGTGTCTTGATAAGTGATAAAGGGTCACACTTTCTTGAAACAAAGTTTGAAGCTCTCTTGAAGAAGTATGGAGTTCAACACCGTTGTGGAATTGGCTACCATCCACAAACAAGTGGTCAAGTCGAGATATCCAATAGAGAGATTAAAGCAATATTGGAAAAGACGGTGAATAGCTCGAGGAAGGATTGGGTGATAAAGCTTGATAATGCCTTATGGGCATATAGAACACCGAGCCTATTGGGCAATTAA